The genomic window GGAGACATCATTCTAATTTTATCTGCCTTGTTAACAAATGGAACATAAGAGGCACAATTCAGCCTCTTCTGCCCACCAGCTGAACAGAATTCCCCTTCTCTCTTCTCAACTTAAACTGCAAAAATAATAAAATTGTGTGAAGAAAACAAAATGTCAGGAATATGTGAGCAAATGATGCCACAATTTACTGCTGTAAAATGTTGATAGAAAATGTGATCAATTTTATGACAACAGAAAGCAAGGGTAAGTGTGGATGGGAAGTGCACACAGTACCCAAAACATTTAATATCACCCAAGTTATGAATCTTAAATTAGCATAGCTTCAAGCATGTCAAAATATAAGCTAAATAGAGCTGTTTAATGAGATTATTGTAAGTACagtggaacataggaagataggaacaggagtaggccattcagcccctcgagcctgtcccgccattcaatgagattatggctgatccgcggcctagctccatatacctgcctttggcccatatcccttaatatctttgtttaacaaaaatctatctatctcagatttgaaattaacaactgttctagcttcagctagtgtttgtgggagtgagttccaaacctctactgccctttgcgtgaagaagtgcttcctaacatctctcctgaacggtctggtcctaatttttagactatgccccctagttttagaatctccaaccagtggaaatagtttatctttatctagcctgtcttttcctgttaatatcttgaagacttcaatcagatcaccccttcactttctaaattctagcgaaaacaggcctaatttgtgtaatctctcctcgtaacttaacctctgtggtccaggtatcattcttgtaaacctacgttgcactccctccaaggccaatacatccttcctaaggtgtggtgcccagaactgctcacagtactccaagtggggtctaaccagggttttgtacagttgcagcataacctcctgtgtctttatactccaatcctctggatataaaggctaacattccattcgcctttttgattattttctgcacttgctcgtggcattgtaAAGATCTATGCACCCGAACCTCcacgtctctttggacatccactgtacttaacctcttcccatttagaaagtaccctgctctatcctgttttggtccaaaatggataacctcacacttgcccgcattgaaattcatctgccacagttttgcccactcacctagtctgtcaatagctctttgcaattttatgctatcatctcgactgctacaatgccacctaactttgtatcatcagcaaatttggatatatgacttactatgctacAGTGCTTTTTTTGTGATTCCGAGCTCATTTAAAGGTAAAGTGTAAAATGCAGTTTTTTCTTTTTTAGGTTCTGCATTTTGTAAGTGAAATTTGAAGATCAGAATGGTTCGATCTAACTCTCGATCTCATTCGTCGAGATCAAGGTCTCGTTCTCGCTCTAGCTCTAGATCAAGATCTCATTCTAGATCACGTTCCAGGAAAAAGAGATATAGGTAATGGTTTTGGATGCTGTTTAATTTTTAATGGAAGATCAGAGTATTTTAACTGTGTAGTTTGGATAATATGTTTTTGCAAAATGTTGTTTTGATGAACTATTGTAGTTTATATACATAAAATTAATGCTTTTATCCCAAACAGTTTGGTTATTTGTTGGACAATGATCAGATCTATAGGGCACAAAGATTTGTGaagctttgttttttaaaaaaatgtgcttTTGCAGAGTGGTGGTGTGCACACCGAGAATAGAATAGCTTTGCACTTTCAGGGCTCAGGGTCAGCATGAAGTACTCTTAAATCAGATACAGTACAGACAGATGCAATTTAAATTTCCATCTGCTCTGTCCTGCAATGTACAGTATCTCCAGAAGAATATTTCCTACTGTAACATTTTGATCACACCACAATGGTCGAAACATAATCAATAATTGCTTTTAAAAGCAAAGTGCATAAATACTTCCAACAGTAAAAGTTAAAGCATATAGGAAATGACAGGAACATAGGACTAAACAGAGAACTCTTTTCAGAGAGTCAGTATTGGCACAATGGAACAAATGGCCTGTGCTGTAAAATCTATGATTCTACCAATCTTAATTGCGACTTTGAGTAAATCTGTTAATCAGTGGTTAGTTTTATGCTTGGGATTTAGACCCACAAAGAACTGGGTTGACACTGATTACTATAGGATTCTTTAATCTCGTCCAATGAGATTGGATTCAAACCTAGGTCCCAAAGGTGAAAGTCTCAACTCGTGTCATACAGTAACTTTTTAAAATTTCTATTCACACAAATTGTTCTTTTCAGTATAACAATTATTTCTTCACATTACTTTTTTTTATAGTTTCAAATTTTTTCTTTTATGATCAAGGCTAGAATTTAAATAAAAAGAAATGTAACAATATCAGAAGCCATACATACAGTAATTAAAAACACATCTGTTTGGTTAAGCACAGAAGTAGTATTCTGATATTTTTAGTATTTGCATCCAGAACACCCAGGTTTTTACACTATGCTACTTTTGGTCAGAGATATGCGCTATATATCTGTGGGGTGCCTGCAGGGAGACATCCATGCATTAGCTTGTGTTAATTGTATGAATGTGACTAGGCATATGGCATTCTTATTACTTTTCACAATTGGTGGTTCTAAATCATTGAAATGAATGTTAAGCCAACTTTTTCATTGAATCTCGTAATTGAAGTATTATACAACTGCTCATTGCTGGCTAAGTTTATACTGGGgttcagtcatagagtcatagtgattTGAATAAGAAAGCTCCTTTAGAAATTACACTAATGAATGTAACTTTTTTTTATAGCCTTATTGACCTTCacagattctgtgattctatatgcAGTGCAAGTGCATAATTTCCAGGATTGAAAGATAAATAGCTGACAACTTATGTTAAAGATTTATTTTCAAGGCATTATGCCCAATAATTATCTGAAAGGGCAAACTAGAAGGAAGCATTTGGTGGAATGAAAAACCTCCAGCCGTGTGAGATTTGTATTATTGGGTTTGCCTTTCTTTGAAAATGAGCAGAAATGCCATTTATGTTTTAAGCATGTAGAAACAGAAATTTTGTTTGTATAGTTGCTCAGGATGAAAACATGGTTCCATTTCTATGACAAATCCAGTAACATAGGCCTCAGTCAGCTGCCtttcttctgtcttttttttttcagaAGTTGGATTTTGAAGATTGAGTGGGTTGAGTAGAATCCATCATAAAGACAAaaaaacgacttgcatttatatagcatcttattacgtctctcaaagtgcttcacttgcaatgaactactttttgaagtgGAGTGACTTATATAGGCAAATACGGCAACCATTTTGTGCACAAGATCCCAGAAACCGCAGTGAGATGAATGGCAGTTAATCTGATAGGGCAAATTATGTGTATTCTGTGGAAGGAATGAGCCTGATGGATTGAATACTGTATATTCTTAAAGTCAAATGTACTTGTAGTCTGGTTTAAAAACTGTAATTTTTTTCTATTACACATTTTTGTGTGTTTTATAAATTCATTTGTTTTTCAGCATGTTGAAAAGCTGCTAATGTAGTCTTCAGGATATTTCAGTTGCTTATTTAAGTATGTGTTGAAAGAATGCTTACTGAATCTTGAGTGGTTTAGCTGCTGTTCATCCAGTTGAGTTATAGTAAAACTGGTAATAACTTGCTCTGTACACTGACATTGCTTCTGTGATCTTTAACTCTCGCAGCTTTTAACTGAGTAAAAGGGGAAATAATTTTTAAACTCTAAAAATGAGCTTGAATTTCTGTCAGTTGGGAGATGTGCTGTAATGGAAAACTTGCTGTATTACAGTTAATATTGCTTTTTGTGATTTGGACTGTTACTTATGGAATAAACAGTGCTATTTGTTGTGACACTTTTTTTTCCTGTGGATTCTCAGTTCTAGATCGCGTTCCAGATCCTACTCTCGATCTCGTAGTAGAGATCGTAACTATTCCAGAGATTATCGGGATTATCGTGGTAACAGAGGAATGAGACGCCCCTATGGCTATCGTGGAAGAGGGCGAGGATATTATCAAGGAGGTCCACGATATTATCGAGGAGGCTACAGGCTTAACTGGCAGAATCGAAGACAGTCTCGTAGTCCACGACGAGGCCGTTCAAGGTCAAGAACACCAAAACGTAGATCCATATCTCAACGATCCAGAAGTCGATCTCGACAGTCACATCGATCTTCCTCTCCTAGGTCACGTGGCTCATCGTCTTCCCGTTCTTCATCTCGCCACAGCCGATCCCCAGTGACTTCAAAACGGCGCAGGTCCCTGGACAAACGTGCAAAGAAAACCGAGGGAACAGCTCCACAAGAGGTGTCTGGAAAGGTCAAGCCAATAGAAAAGGCTGCAACAGATGTAAAATGTGAATCTGATTCTACTAAGGTGCACAGTGAGTTTCGTAAAACTCCTCCTATCCGCAGTGAAAGCTGGGCAGGGCTTTCAACCTACAATGACAATAGTCCAAGATCCCGTCACAGTCTGTCTTCACTTCCCAGCCCAACTAGCCTCAGCCCAACACATTCTGTTCCTTCCCATCACAGTTTGTTGCAGGCTGCGCCACCTCGGCTGAGCTCATCACAGAccagtccaccatcctccagtttgcAGCACAGCCCTGAACAGCATAGCTCCTCTGGGCATAGCGCATCACAATACAGTCCTTCTCAGTGTAGTCCAATACGGAAAAGCCCGACAAAAGTTGTTCCAGCGCAACACAGTGTTCCAAGGGAAGAAGCTCGACTGAAACTGTCTGCTTTTTCTGGTGATACTGTGGACCAAGAGCTTCCTAAAGCCAAGTACATGAAAAGGTAAACGTGttttctttctttgctttctgaagGCAATTTTTGTTCTCAACAGCAGCTTAAATGATGGCGTACTCCTTGAATATATATGTATTCAAAACTTGCTTTAGAAGAGAGCAACAATATAAAAATTGGTATTAAAAATGTTAGAATTTGAGGATTCACTTGCCTTTGCTCAAAAGCTGTGTTATCACTATTTTACTAGTAATGGATCAAATTTCTAGTGCTTATTATGCTTTCTTCAGTGTATGTTGCTCAGAACCAAAACTAATTTGATTTAAGTTATATATTCTtgcatgaagcagtccatgcccacatacagcaagaacTGGATAAcatttcaggcttgagctgataagtggcaagtaacatttgtgccaggcaatgaccatctccaacaagagagaatctaaccacctccccatgtcATTTAGCAGCATTACTTACACTGATTTCCCCGCCATCAACATTCTaactgtcaccattgaccagaaacctaactaaaTACTGTGAATActtgagcagatcagaggctgggtattctgtgatgagtaactaacCTCCAAAGTCTTTCCAGCATCTGtaacacacaagtcaggagtgtgatggaatactcttcacttgcctggatgagtgtagttcctatgacactcaagaagctcaacactatccagaacaaagcagccctccTGAtttggcaccccctccaccacaaATGCagtatggcagcagtgtgtaccagctataagatgcactgcagtaacttgtcAAGGCTtcatcaacagtaccttccaaacctgcaacctctactacctggaaggacaagggtagcagacacataggaacaccaccacctgcaagttcccctccaagtctggcaccatcctgattttgaaatatatcgccattcctttgttgctgggtcaactgcttggaataccctacctaacagcactgttggtgaaaCCTACAGCACACAAACTGCAGTGTTTTGAGAAAGTGGCTTACCACCTCCTCaggggcagttggggatgggcaataaatgccgtcctTGCCAGTGCCGCCCGTATCCCATGAGCAAATTTTACAAAAAAGTTATCCAACGATGCTgaagaaagtaagggtggaaattgtggtggtactggccataatcttccaaccctccttatatgcaggggtgatgccagataactggaaaactgcaaatgctaTGCCCTTGTTCCAAGCTTTGAGACgataatcagggacaaaattaagtcactagGACAAATACAAATTATTTAGGGAAAGCTAGCATTGGTTTgttaaaggcagatcatgtttaaccaacttgaccgagttttttgatgaggtaagaaatggttgatgagggtaatgcggttgatgtgtacatggacttccaaaagacattttgataaagtgccacataattgaATTgacagttgaagcccatggaatagaagggaaaatgttaggatggatatgaagttggctgagtgatgggaaacggaggtagtggtgaacagtttttttttggactggaggaaagtatacagtggggttcctcaggtactagaatcactgcttttcttgatgtatcttaatgacctagacttggatatgTAGGAAACACTTTCAAAATTTGGGGATGGGACaacatttggaagtattgtgaactgtgaggcagGCTGGTGGACGTGTGGCAGATGAACTTTcatgcagagatgtgtgaagtgattcattttggcaagaagaccgaggagaggcaatgtaaaataaagggcacagttctacaggggttgcaggaacagagacacctggcggtatatgtgcacaaatcattgaaggtagcagggcaggttgagaaagtggtttaaaaaggcatatgggaaccTAGACTTTATAGAGGCATAGAGTTCCTTTCATAAAACGCTCTGGTTtgtccttaactggagtattgtgtccaattctgggcactgcacttttggaaggatgtgaaagctttagagaggatgcagcaaagatgtacgagaatagttccagggctgAAGGACTTCAGGTAGGGGAATAAATTggcaaagctggggttgttctctttggaggagattgagaggagatgtgatagaggtgttcaaaattgcgaGGGGtacggacagagtagatagaaaccttTCCCATTGCTGGAAAGGTTGAGAGCCATTGGTtacctgatttaaggtgattggaaaaagaccAAAGGTGACATGTGGAATAACTTTAtgtatgagtggttaggatctggaatgcacaacctgagagtgtggtggaggcagattggattgttgcttttgaaagggaattggataagcccctgaagagagaaaatttgcagggttacggggaaaggaTGGGACTAGCTCAGAGagacttgcagagagctggcatggacactacGGGCCAAATGGCTGTCTCCTGtattgtagccattctatgattttttttttatcaaGTTATCTTGTGCAACCCGAACCACTCTCAATTTGTTCTGCCATGGACCTCACTGGAATTTATTCTAAACTTGATTTGCTAAGTGCTGGTACCCATGGTTGAAATTCATCAAGTTCCTTTGAATAGAATGTGTAGGATTGATCAATTGGCTTAGACCTGATTTAAGAAATTGGAGAAGCTGGCATGTCTCCAAATCAGCAGTATCGAAGTTAGACCAGATAAATGTAAAGAATTTCTATACATAAAAACAAATAAATTAAAAAGTGATCAATTTTATAATTTGCCTAAGCTTTGCTTTTGGATAAAATACATTAGAGAAGTGATTAAAAATACTGATTTAAGAGCATTCTGTTATGGACTCTACTTCCTGTTTCAGTAGCAATCAAACTTTTCAACAAATCATGAACTTTTAAAATGGATAATTGCAGAAGAACTTTTTGTTGCATTTCACTTTTTCATCCTCTTTTAATAGGTACGTCGAGAATGAGGAGAGTAGAACCTTTGTTTTGGACAGAGGAGATGGAAGAGAGAAAGATGCTCAAAAGGAAAGGGGTTTGGAGAAAGACAAGGcaagggggagggaatggggagatAAAGGAGGTGTAGATTATGGTAATTCTAAAGGTGAGTACTTTAGAAAGGAAGCAGAAAAAATGTCTTACTTAACTGAGTCCCCAGAAAGGCACAGACAGTCTTTTATGGATGGATTGTCTGATGAATTAGATCATTACCGACCTAAATATCAGTACAGTGTGACCAATCAAGTAGAGAAGGAAAAGGGctatggaactgagtcccattggGATTTTGACTATGAGGAAAGTAAATATAAAGCAAAAATTGTAGTCAAAGGAACAAAAGACCATGATCGGTATGAAGATGAGAGGTCTTACAAATTTAATGTGGCTAGCTTTTCATCAAGTGCAGTAAAAGAGAAGCTTAGGGAAGAAGACAAATATGCAGAGAAAAAATATGAGGAAAGAACAGCACCAAAGAAAGAACCAGTCTCACCTGAGTTGGCGAAAGGTGAAAAGTTCAAAGAACTCTATGATCCAAGCTCTTCGTTGCCACAACAAAAGAACACGGATGTCCGAGAAAGAGATAAAATGTCTTTCACAGGGGAAAGTCCACCTGGAATCAAACCTGTAGCCACTACATCATGTCAGCCTGAAGTGAAATTGAAAATGACTGCAGCCCAGTTTGAAGACTCTGTGCGGTAAGTTGGTGTGCATTATTTTTGTGTTGTGGTTCTTTGTAGAATGTGGCTTTCTTGTTGAATTGTTGCATATATGCTTAAAATCTTAGTGAAATTAACGTTTGTAATCTTGTACATAATTTAGTCATAATGAGTCCATGCAGTTTTTCTCCTCCTGAGTGTCCTTTTTCCAGTTGAGGTTAGAAAGCTGAGTAAATAATTTGTTGTAAATAATGGTTATCTGAAAGTAATTAGCAGTGTTCATTTGCATCAGTGGTTTATttgtctatttttaaaaaaaaagttacttaAGCTCACTGAGAAAATTATGAAATATAATATAAATAGAAAGATAGGTTGGTGATCTATTGATTTTTGATGTGAATTGTTTAATATCTTCTGTCCTTGTCATTCAGTGCTTCCTCTGTATAAACAGAAATTGACAGATCTCCCAACAATAGGCATATTTCGATAATAGTAGCTTTCATGGCTTGGCATTTCAAAAATCACCCACAGGCAATGTAAGGTTGAGCTAATTTgaaatatacaaacatacaaaattgGTCCATCAATCCCGCCATATACCATAATGGCAGGACCAtcatagaggcctgctttaggtcgggaaaaagaacctgacccgaaccacagcggacccgagcctgacccagcccgagtccctccgcttTTGCCCTGAGCACGACCCAACCCGCACCTGCCACTTCTCGGCCCAACCCAACCATCTCTTTACTTACCTTCgtgacaccgaacctgcaggaagctgcagcgcatgcatgagaCGTCATAGTGGCGTCACTCGCTCGCTGCACAGACtccgtttcgtcccggactcctagctcaggtaagttttttttttttttttttttttttatttatttcaatACTTATCAACAGAGCACTTgccatgtgtgtccggcccaactcgatctggactcggcccgacccgactctAATCCGACACAcgtcgtcaggttcgggtcgggtagcaggcctctagaccATCGTGACTAAGCAGTTCTTTCCCTTCCCCCAACCGCCACCTCACACCCACCCCccagcagccatgtaatctcctgggagaggtgagAAAAACAGTAAACACCCAGAGCCAATAAGGGGGAAAAAGTAGCCAGTAAAGTCCTCTCTGACCCACTTATGCAATGGAAATCTGTTCAGGGGATCACATGGAGTAGGTGTTTCCCATAAAGACACTTACCTTCTATATAATGTGACCAGTCCAGTTCCCTTTTTTAAGGCATGTGGAGACTCCGCACCCTCCGCACCAGCTGGCAATGTATTCGGGAGCTCttaattctctgggaaaagaaaaaCTGCCTGATATATACTCTAATCCTATCTTACATGTTCAAGTCCCCTTGTCCTCCCCAATCTGTTAAACTGGAGTGATCCATCTGAGTGCTATCCAgtcctttttaaattattttattgaCCTTTGGAACAAAATATTGTAATTTCCTTTCAATAGAAAATATTTCTTGGGTCAAGTAAGTTTTTAGAAGGCATCCTATTCCAAGGCAGACAAGCCTCATTTCACGTTCAAGTAGACTTTATACTATGGTTAAAAGATACCAAGTATAGTAACACAGTGATGTTACTGTACTAGTAAAGCACAGACGTGAGTTCAACCCACCATGAcaggtggggaatttaaattcaataaaataaataaatctggaataaaaatcgagcatcagtaatggtgaccatgaaagtagtgaattgttgtaaaaatccaactagTTCACAAAGTCCTTTAGGAAAGGTGACCTGCCGTCTTTGCCTGAATGTGACAccggaaccacagcaatgtggttgacacttaactgccctctggaatggcctataAAACCTCTACGAtggacagcagttcaagaaggtggctcaccaccgccaccttctccaggacaattggggatgaatagcgacacccacatcccacgaatgaataaataaTTCAAAGAGGGAGTGACAGTAAGGAGTTAGAAAGAAGAGTCCTCCACTGCTTCAGTAAATCCCCGTCAGGGATTTTCATTCACTTGTACAAGTGGAAACTGATGAGGCAGTGCATATTTGATTCAGTGAAGGGAGCTGTTTGGACATGTTCTGTCCTTCATGTCTTACAACCTTCTCAAATTCAGAGAAATGCCTTCCTCAGAATGGTTAGTGTATTTAGCCTACAGAAGTGCTGACTCTGGCATTAAAGGTTCTTGTACTTTCAGATAAGGTATCAGGAAAATTTGGGCTTCTATTCCTATTCATGCAGTATTCCAAGAAGGATGGGAAGATTCAGACCCATCCAGGGGATGTCAAACTCCTAAATATTGGAGATGTTGAAGATTGAATTACTAGTACTGTAAATAATTGTGCAGTATGACTGGGAGGCTGGTTGGCAACTGTGGCTTCAAAAAGTCAGTCATTTAcggaacagaaggagaccattcagccctttgagtccttgccagctctccacggagctatccagttagtcccactcccttgctcaatccccgtagccctgcaagtttatttccttcaagtggccatccaatttccttttgcaatcattggttgtctccgttttcaccacccttgtgggcagcaagttccaggtcctcAGCATctactgcatttttttttaaagttcttccgttccccttgcatctcttgcccaaaatcttcaatctgtgtctcctagtccttgtaccattagttaatgggaacagtttttccgtgtctaacttatctaagtctgtcataatcttgtacacccctattaaatctccccataatctcctttgctctaaggagaacaatcccagcttttccaacttaaccttgtaactaaaatcccccatcccgggaaccattctggtaagtctcctctgcatcctctcaagggccctcaatccttcctaaactgtggtggccagaactggatgcagtactccagttggggcctcaccagagctttataaaggttcagcattacttccc from Heterodontus francisci isolate sHetFra1 chromosome 3, sHetFra1.hap1, whole genome shotgun sequence includes these protein-coding regions:
- the LOC137361195 gene encoding bcl-2-associated transcription factor 1-like isoform X1, with amino-acid sequence MVRSNSRSHSSRSRSRSRSSSRSRSHSRSRSRKKRYSSRSRSRSYSRSRSRDRNYSRDYRDYRGNRGMRRPYGYRGRGRGYYQGGPRYYRGGYRLNWQNRRQSRSPRRGRSRSRTPKRRSISQRSRSRSRQSHRSSSPRSRGSSSSRSSSRHSRSPVTSKRRRSLDKRAKKTEGTAPQEVSGKVKPIEKAATDVKCESDSTKVHSEFRKTPPIRSESWAGLSTYNDNSPRSRHSLSSLPSPTSLSPTHSVPSHHSLLQAAPPRLSSSQTSPPSSSLQHSPEQHSSSGHSASQYSPSQCSPIRKSPTKVVPAQHSVPREEARLKLSAFSGDTVDQELPKAKYMKRYVENEESRTFVLDRGDGREKDAQKERGLEKDKARGREWGDKGGVDYGNSKGEYFRKEAEKMSYLTESPERHRQSFMDGLSDELDHYRPKYQYSVTNQVEKEKGYGTESHWDFDYEESKYKAKIVVKGTKDHDRYEDERSYKFNVASFSSSAVKEKLREEDKYAEKKYEERTAPKKEPVSPELAKGEKFKELYDPSSSLPQQKNTDVRERDKMSFTGESPPGIKPVATTSCQPEVKLKMTAAQFEDSVRPGSSLTTERLLSSALVHSSKKEQGFRSIFDHLKLPQFYRSSSESFIQHIVALVHHVKEHYFKSTGMTLNERFTMYQKTAEDHGARQKSPEIHRRIDISPSSLRKHTRITEEDVTSKEDNRKAEKKLKCDPVDLRHDIDRRRKEKSKEREGSRESNASKKLSLEKSGKDHKEYKDYKPFKEGSKYRNKDRDHSSCSSSSSSPEPHEDREVRKERDDGSSGFKSFQAHTDSAVFQGRGRPRGNFQFRIRGGRGRARGTFSGSSTVSTSTTNPNFQKRSKEEEWDPEYTPKSKKYFLHDDRDDGVDYWAKRGRGRGTFPRGRGRFIFKKSSSSPKWTHDKYQGSDEKEEEENGGIEDEEERKDRHKEEKVYLFWNTTFKTVPISRNEMSISPELY
- the LOC137361195 gene encoding bcl-2-associated transcription factor 1-like isoform X3, which encodes MVRSNSRSHSSRSRSRSRSSSRSRSHSRSRSRKKRYSSRSRSRSYSRSRSRDRNYSRDYRDYRGNRGMRRPYGYRGRGRGYYQGGPRYYRGGYRLNWQNRRQSRSPRRGRSRSRTPKRRSISQRSRSRSRQSHRSSSPRSRGSSSSRSSSRHSRSPVTSKRRRSLDKRAKKTEGTAPQEVSGKVKPIEKAATDVKCESDSTKVHSEFRKTPPIRSESWAGLSTYNDNSPRSRHSLSSLPSPTSLSPTHSVPSHHSLLQAAPPRLSSSQTSPPSSSLQHSPEQHSSSGHSASQYSPSQCSPIRKSPTKVVPAQHSVPREEARLKLSAFSGDTVDQELPKAKYMKRYVENEESRTFVLDRGDGREKDAQKERGLEKDKARGREWGDKGGVDYGNSKGEYFRKEAEKMSYLTESPERHRQSFMDGLSDELDHYRPKYQYSVTNQVEKEKGYGTESHWDFDYEESKYKAKIVVKGTKDHDRYEDERSYKFNVASFSSSAVKEKLREEDKYAEKKYEERTAPKKEPVSPELAKGEKFKELYDPSSSLPQQKNTDVRERDKMSFTGESPPGIKPVATTSCQPEVKLKMTAAQFEDSVRPGSSLTTERLLSSALVHSSKKEQGFRSIFDHLKLPQFYRSSSESFIQHIVALVHHVKEHYFKSTGMTLNERFTMYQKTAEDHGARQKSPEIHRRIDISPSSLRKHTRITEEDVTSKEDNRKAEKKLKCDPVDLRHDIDRRRKEKSKEREGSRESNASKKLSLEKSGKDHKEYKDYKPFKEGSKYRNKDRDHSSCSSSSSSPEPHEDREVRKERDDGSSGFKSFQAHTDSAVFQGRGRPRGNFQFRIRGGRGRARGTFSGSSTVSTSTTNPNFQKRSKEEEWDPEYTPKSKKYFLEHHI
- the LOC137361195 gene encoding bcl-2-associated transcription factor 1-like isoform X6 → MVRSNSRSHSSRSRSRSRSSSRSRSHSRSRSRKKRYSSRSRSRSYSRSRSRDRNYSRDYRDYRGNRGMRRPYGYRGRGRGYYQGGPRYYRGGYRLNWQNRRQSRSPRRGRSRSRTPKRRSISQRSRSRSRQSHRSSSPRSRGSSSSRSSSRHSRSPVTSKRRRSLDKRAKKTEGTAPQEVSGKVKPIEKAATDVKCESDSTKVHSEFRKTPPIRSESWAGLSTYNDNSPRSRHSLSSLPSPTSLSPTHSVPSHHSLLQAAPPRLSSSQTSPPSSSLQHSPEQHSSSGHSASQYSPSQCSPIRKSPTKVVPAQHSVPREEARLKLSAFSGDTVDQELPKAKYMKRYVENEESRTFVLDRGDGREKDAQKERGLEKDKARGREWGDKGGVDYGNSKGEYFRKEAEKMSYLTESPERHRQSFMDGLSDELDHYRPKYQYSVTNQVEKEKGYGTESHWDFDYEESKYKAKIVVKGTKDHDRYEDERSYKFNVASFSSSAVKEKLREEDKYAEKKYEERTAPKKEPVSPELAKGEKFKELYDPSSSLPQQKNTDVRERDKMSFTGESPPGIKPVATTSCQPEVKLKMTAAQFEDSVRPGSSLTTERLLSSALVHSSKKEQGFRSIFDHLKLPQFYRSSSESFIQHIVALVHHVKEHYFKSTGMTLNERFTMYQKTAEDHGARQKSPEIHRRIDISPSSLRKHTRITEEDVTSKEDNRKAEKKLKCDPVDLRHDIDRRRKEKSKEREGSRESNASKKLSLEKSGKDHKEYKDYKPFKEGSNFFRINKIME
- the LOC137361195 gene encoding bcl-2-associated transcription factor 1-like isoform X5 encodes the protein MVRSNSRSHSSRSRSRSRSSSRSRSHSRSRSRKKRYSSRSRSRSYSRSRSRDRNYSRDYRDYRGNRGMRRPYGYRGRGRGYYQGGPRYYRGGYRLNWQNRRQSRSPRRGRSRSRTPKRRSISQRSRSRSRQSHRSSSPRSRGSSSSRSSSRHSRSPVTSKRRRSLDKRAKKTEGTAPQEVSGKVKPIEKAATDVKCESDSTKVHSEFRKTPPIRSESWAGLSTYNDNSPRSRHSLSSLPSPTSLSPTHSVPSHHSLLQAAPPRLSSSQTSPPSSSLQHSPEQHSSSGHSASQYSPSQCSPIRKSPTKVVPAQHSVPREEARLKLSAFSGDTVDQELPKAKYMKRYVENEESRTFVLDRGDGREKDAQKERGLEKDKARGREWGDKGGVDYGNSKGEYFRKEAEKMSYLTESPERHRQSFMDGLSDELDHYRPKYQYSVTNQVEKEKGYGTESHWDFDYEESKYKAKIVVKGTKDHDRYEDERSYKFNVASFSSSAVKEKLREEDKYAEKKYEERTAPKKEPVSPELAKGEKFKELYDPSSSLPQQKNTDVRERDKMSFTGESPPGIKPVATTSCQPEVKLKMTAAQFEDSVRPGSSLTTERLLSSALVHSSKKEQGFRSIFDHLKLPQFYRSSSESFIQHIVALVHHVKEHYFKSTGMTLNERFTMYQKTAEDHGARQKSPEIHRRIDISPSSLRKHTRITEEDVTSKEDNRKAEKKLKCDPVDLRHDIDRRRKEKSKEREGSRESNASKKLSLEKSGKDHKEYKDYKPFKEGSKYRNKDRDHSSCSSSSSSPEPHEDREVRKERDDGSSGFKSFQAHTDSAVFQGRGRPRGNFEHHI